Proteins from a genomic interval of Papaver somniferum cultivar HN1 chromosome 4, ASM357369v1, whole genome shotgun sequence:
- the LOC113275474 gene encoding protein WVD2-like 7 isoform X3: MAGEIEEPIKLQLTSVHSGSVSFGRYENDDTLAWERSSPFPHNRYLEEVEKYSSPGSVTQKKAYFEAHFKKKALLRQASECQNGTECQTSDSDYLDQMSCMEDYEQSNAETRYDDEQSNAETRYDYEQSNAETHYDCEHSKAETHYDYEHSNAETHYAQCDESIDGSDDHEECEVIMICERECQEIALEFGIEHTIENPEVAYYHDSEHIEPAEEHRNHIECELPELLIDEVEEKQMLAYETKCLDGLPGSSDCSIPTTEKDHEPCIDITEKSPPEVKATEETHTVKPKLKTQLEAAEGPIKSSSEASKDSAGTSRKMGRGSPLRTKTEKFSRQKGQAIVFTHPKTQKPEDSELVKAKQSQENRSRKDQRAKSAGSIPQSSVPDKAEPRPRRSASRPKQTIDPIGKHDVKVIVPVFKSDERAEKRKEFYMKLEEKMHAKEAEMNQIQARTQEEAEAELKKLRKRLNFKAKPMPSFYQESVSRGSDGKKAITIQPKSTKSRSKSTSPVRRAATGSSVSSKPGSKQGTTLSESMRTPAQPQTSESTKNVSETNDSTQNPSANKNRAAQKRTESAGKKEKEKSKDANVQKQQGTDSSKVKKGEKIEGKRLGGRNSSSGMMRSMRKDVAICGNSGMECLPVGVAS, encoded by the exons ATGGCTGGAGAAATTGAAGAACCCATTAAACTTCAG TTGACATCTGTACACTCGGGTTCTGTATCATTTGGAAGGTATGAGAATGATGATACCTTGGCGTGGGAAAGAAGTTCGCCTTTCCCGCATAATAGGTATCTTGAAGAGGTTGAGAAATACTCAAGTCCTGGttctgttactcagaagaaagctTATTTTGAAGCTCATTTTAAGAAGAAGGCTCTTCTGCGCCAGGCTTCAGAGTGCCAAAATGGGACTGAATGTCAAACAAGTGACAGTGATTACCTGGATCAAATGAGTTGCATGGAAGACTATGAGCAATCTAATGCAGAAACCAGATATGACGATGAGCAATCTAATGCAGAAACCCGTTACGACTATGAGCAATCTAATGCAGAAACCCATTATGACTGTGAGCATTCTAAAGCAGAAACCCATTATGACTATGAGCATTCTAATGCAGAAACCCACTATGCCCAATGTGACGAAAGCATAGATGGTTCAGATGATCATGAAGAATGTGAGGTGATAATGATCTGTGAAAGAGAGTGCCAGGAAATTGCACTTGAATTTGGGATTGAGCACACTATCGAGAATCCTGAAGTTGCATACTACCACGATTCTGAACATATTGAGCCTGCCGAAGAGCATCGGAATCATATTGAATGTGAACTACCTGAATTACTTATCGATGAAGTAGAGGAAAAGCAAATGCTTGCTTATGAAACTAAATGTCTTGATGGATTACCCGGAAGCAGTGATTGCTCAATTCCGACTACTGAGAAAGATCATGAGCCTTGCATTGACATAACCGAAAAATCCCCTCCGGAG GTAAAGGCCACAGAAGAAACCCATACTGTTAAACCCAAATTGAAGACTCAGTTAGAAGCTGCTGAGGGACCAATCAAGAGTTCAAGTGAAGCATCTAAGGATTCTGCAGGAACTTCAAGGAAAATGGGAAGAGGAAGTCCACTGAGAACTAAAACAGAGAAATTTTCACGTCAGAAGGGTCAAGCAATCGTTTTTACTCATCCCAAAACTCAGAAACCAGAG GACTCGGAACTGGTGAAGGCAAAACAAAGCCAAGAGAACAGAAG TAGGAAAGATCAGAGGGCAAAGAGTGCAGGCAGTATACCTCAGTCCTCCGTGCCAGACAAGGCTGAACCTAGACCTCGGCGAAGTGCCAGCAG GCCTAAGCAAACCATTGATCCCATTGGCAAACACGATGTGAAAGTAATTGTTCCAGTTTTCAAAAGTGATGAAAGAGCAGAGAAGAGGAAAGAG TTCTACATGAAGTTAGAGgaaaaaatgcatgccaaagaAGCAGAGATGAACCAGATCCAAGCAAGAACACAG GAAGAGGCAGAAGCTGAGCTAAAGAAACTTCGGAAAAGGCTAAACTTTAAAGCAAAACCAATGCCTTCTTTTTACCAAGAATCCGTGTCACGAGGCTCCGACGGAAAAAAG GCTATAACAATTCAACCAAAATCTACTAAATCACGGAGCAAGTCTACAAGTCCAGTGAGAAGAGCTGCAACTGGCTCATCAGTGTCTTCAAAACCTGGGAGTAAACAAGGCACAACTCTCAGTGAATCCATGAGAACACCTGCTCAACCTCAGACATCAGAATCAACTAAGAATGTCTCAGAGACTAATGACAGTACTCAAAACCCGTCTGCCAACAAAAATCGTGCAGCACAGAAAAGAACTGAGTCAGCAgggaagaaagagaaagagaagagtaAGGATGCTAATGTGCAGAAACAGCAAGGGACAGATAGTTCTAAGGTTAAGAAAGGAGAGAAAATCGAGGGGAAGAGATTAGGAGGAAGGAATAGCAGCAGTGGTATGATGAGATCAATGAGGAAGGACGTCGCGATTTGTGGGAATTCAGGAATGGAATGTCTCCCTGTCGGCGTTGCTTCCTGA
- the LOC113275475 gene encoding protease Do-like 7, protein MGDPLERLNSGIEQPEIEALCMDIDLKENSATADDWRKALSKVVPAVVVLRTTATKAFDTEAAGASYATGFVVDKKRGIILTNRHVVKPGPVVAEATFVNREETPVFPIYRDPVHDFGFFRYDPGTVQFLSYEEIPLAPEAASVGLEIRVVGNDSGEKVSILAGTLARLDRDAPHYKKDGYNDFNTFYMQAASGTKGGSSGSPVVDWQGRAVALNAGSKSSSASAFFLPLERVVRALRFIQKSKDSSGSGWEAVTIPRGTLQSTFLHKGFDETRRLGLISETEQMVRHASPVDETGMLVVESVVPDGPAHKHLEPGDILVRVNGEVITQFLKLETILDDSVDRKIDLLIERGGVSLTVNLMVQDLHSITPNFFLEVSGAVIQSLSYQQARNFRFKCGLVYVAEPGYMLSRAAVPRHAIIKKFAGKEISQLDDLIRVLSELSRGARVPLEYISYVDRHRSKSVLVTIDRHEWYAPPQIYTRNDSTGLWTARPALPDGSTYLSSSIHCSINVPDEPNLLTTSEIGTLAPVVQTANKDWADGFCRSVATDEHVGEESHFMEESNVPNKKQRLEDDLPIMFSENTIHKPVEVRAMDLDLEDTGHADDRGGATTTANASVAERVIEPTLVMFEVHVPPSCMVDGVHSQHFFGTGVIVYHSQNMGLVVVDKNTVAVSVSDVMLSFAAFPMEIPGEVVFLHPVHNFALVAYNPSSLGAAGASVVCAAKLLPEPALQRGDSVYLVGLSRSLQATSRKSTVTNPCAAVNIGSADCPRYRATNMEVIELDTDFGSSFSGVLSDERGFVRAIWGSFSTQLRYGGSTSEDHQFVRGIPIYAVSEVLEKIIRGDKGPLLLINGIRRPMPLLRVLDAELYPTLLSKARSFGLSDSWVQALDKKDPIRRQVLRVKGCLAGSKAEHKLEQGDMVLAINKNPITCFRDVENACQGLDASEESDVALSMTIFRQGQEIEVTVGTDVRDGIGTTRMVNWCGCIVQDPHPAVRALGFLPEEGHGVYVARWCHGSPAHRYGLYALQWIIEINGKPTPDMGSFVEVTKGLEHREFVRVKIIHLNGKPKVLTLKQDLHYWPTWELKFDPDTAMWRRGMIKTLYSSIAA, encoded by the exons ATGGGTGATCCATTGGAAAGATTAAATTCTGGAATCGAACAACCAGAGATTGAAGCCCTATGTATGGATATTGATCTTAAAGAAAATTCAGCAACAGCTGATGATTGGAGAAAAGCATTAAGCAAAGTTGTACCAGCTGTTGTTGTGTTAAGAACAACTGCTACTAAAGCTTTTGATACTGAAGCTGCTGGTGCCAGTTATGCTACAGGGTTCGTTGTTGATAAGAAACGTGGAATCATACTCACTAATCGTCATGTCGTCAAGCCTG GTCCTGTTGTTGCTGAAGCTACATTTGTTAACAGGGAAGAAACTCCAGTTTTCCCTATATACAGAGATCCA GTtcatgattttggtttttttcgATATGATCCTGGTACGGTGCAATTTTTGAGCTATGAGGAGATTCCTCTAGCACCTGAAGCTGCTTCTGTTGGACTCGAGATTAGGGTTGTGGGTAATGATAGTGGTGAAAAG GTTTCAATTCTAGCTGGAACGCTAGCTCGATTGGATAGGGATGCACCTCACTATAAAAA GGATGGATACAATGACTTCAATACATTCTACATGCAA GCTGCATCTGGGACAAAAGGTGGTTCAAGTGGTTCTCCAGTAGTGGATTGGCAAGGAAGAGCAGTGGCCTTAAATGCAGGGAGCAAATCATCAAGTGCTTCAGCATTTTTCCTTCCATTAGAGCGA GTTGTGAGGGCGTTAAGGTTTATTCAAAAGAGTAAAGACTCATCTGGAAGTGGATGGGAGGCTGTAACTATTCCTCGTGGTACACTCCAG TCGACATTTCTCCACAAGGGCTTTGACGAGACACGGAGACTTGGACTCATAAGCGAAACAGAACAG ATGGTAAGGCATGCATCACCAGTTGATGAGACAGGGATGCTTGTTGTTGAATCTGTG GTACCAGATGGCCCAGCCCATAAACATTTGGAGCCAGGGGATATCCTTGTTCGGGTGAATGGAGAG GTCATTACCCAATTTTTGAAATTAGAGACAATACTCGATGATAGTGTGGACCGGAAGATCGACTTGCTGATCGAAAGGGGTGGTGTTTCATTAACAGTGAATTTAATG GTTCAAGACTTACATTCTATAACTCCAAACTTCTTCTTGGAAGTAAGTGGTGCAGTTATCCAGTCTCTTTCCTACCAACAG GCCAGAAATTTCCGTTTCAAATGTGGCCTGGTGTATGTTGCTGAACCAGG GTACATGCTTTCTAGAGCAGCTGTTCCTCGCCATGCCATAATTAAGAAATTTGCAGGGAAAGAGATATCGCAGCTGGATGACCTAATACGGGTGCTATCTGAGCTGTCTAGGGGTGCTCGAGTCCCTTTGGAATACATAAGCTACGTGGACCGTCATCGCAGCAAG TCTGTCTTGGTCACCATTGACCGGCATGAATGGTATGCCCCCCCTCAGATATATACTCGTAATGATAGTACTGGTTTATGGACAGCAAGGCCTGCATTGCCTGATGGATCAACATATTTATCTTCAAGCATTCACTGCTCAATAAATGTACCAGATGAACCTAATTTGTTGACTACAAGTGAAATAGGCACGTTAGCACCTGTAGTGCAAACTGCAAACAAAGATTGGGCAGATGGTTTCTGTAGAAGTGTGGCTACTGATGAACATGTTGGGGAGGAATCACACTTCATGGAAGAATCTAACGTTCCAAACAAGAAGCAACGACTGGAAGATGATTTGCCCATTATGTTTTCTGAGAACACCATACATAAACCTGTTGAGGTAAGGGCGATGGACTTAGACCTTGAAGATACTGGGCATGCAGATGACCGAGGAGGTGCAACAACAACTGCTAATGCTTCAGTCGCTGAACGAGTAATAGAGCCGACTCTTGTCATGTTTGAA GTTCATGTTCCACCATCGTGTATGGTTGATGGGGTGCACTCACAACACTTTTTCGGAACTGGTGTTATTGTGTATCATTCTCAAAACATGGGTTTGGTTGTTGTTGACAAAAATACGGTTGCGGTATCTGTTTCTGATGTAATGCTCTCATTTGCTGCATTCCCCATGGAAATTCCGGGCGAG GTAGTTTTCCTCCATCCTGTTCACAACTTCGCTCTCGTTGCTTATAATCCTTCGTCTCTAGGTGCTGCAGGTGCCTCAGTTGTTTGTGCTGCTAAACTTTTACCTG AACCTGCTTTGCAAAGAGGTGATTCAGTGTATCTCGTGGGTTTGAGTAGAAGTCTGCAAGCAACATCAAGGAAATCAACTGTTACCAATCCATGTGCTGCTGTGAACATTGGCTCAGCTGACTGCCCACGGTACAGGGCTACCAATATGGAAGTCATCGAACTTGATACTG atttcggTAGTTCATTTTCTGGAGTATTGTCTGATGAACGTGGATTTGTTCGAGCAATTTGGGGAAGCTTCTCCACTCAG CTAAGATATGGTGGTAGCACATCCGAAGACCACCAATTTGTTCGAGGAATTCCAATTTATGCAGTCAGCGAAgttcttgagaagattattcGTGGTGATAAGGGACCACTTCTACTCATAAATGGCATCAGAAGGCCAATGCCTCTTCTTAGGGTCTTGGATGCCGAACTATATCCGACTTTACTTTCTAAAGCTAGGAGTTTTGGATTGAGTGACAGTTGGGTTCAA GCTCTTGATAAGAAAGATCCAATAAGGCGTCAGGTTTTACGAGTTAAAGGTTGTTTGGCTGGATCCAAAGCGGAGCACAAACTAGAACAAGGTGACATGGTCCTAGCCATCAACAAAAATCCGATCACCTGTTTCAGAGATGTAGAAAATGCTTGCCAAGGACTGGATGCATCTGAAGAGAGCGATGTCGCACTTAGTATGACAATTTTCCGGCAG GGACAAGAAATTGAGGTTACTGTTGGGACTGATGTTAGAGATGGCATCGGCACTACGAGAATGGTGAACTGGTGTGGATGTATTGTTCAGGATCCTCACCCAGCAGTCCGTGCACTTGGATTTCTTCCCGAAGAAGGGCATGGTGTGTATGTAGCTAG ATGGTGTCATGGAAGTCCAGCACATAGATACGGTCTTTACGCCCTCCAATGGATAATTGAGATCAATGGGAAGCCCACCCCTGATATGGGATCTTTTGTCGAAGTTACAAAG GGTCTGGAGCACAGAGAATTTGTCCGAGTAAAAATAATACACTTAAATGGGAAACCCAAAGTGCTCACACTTAAACAAGATCTTCATTACTGGCCAACTTGGGAACTGAAATTCGACCCCGATACTGCAATGTGGCGTCGTGGAATGATCAAGACACTGTACAGCAGTATTGCAGCATAA
- the LOC113275474 gene encoding protein WVD2-like 7 isoform X1 codes for MAGEIEEPIKLQLTSVHSGSVSFGRYENDDTLAWERSSPFPHNRYLEEVEKYSSPGSVTQKKAYFEAHFKKKALLRQASECQNGTECQTSDSDYLDQMSCMEDYEQSNAETRYDDEQSNAETRYDYEQSNAETHYDCEHSKAETHYDYEHSNAETHYAQCDESIDGSDDHEECEVIMICERECQEIALEFGIEHTIENPEVAYYHDSEHIEPAEEHRNHIECELPELLIDEVEEKQMLAYETKCLDGLPGSSDCSIPTTEKDHEPCIDITEKSPPEEKKKKVKATEETHTVKPKLKTQLEAAEGPIKSSSEASKDSAGTSRKMGRGSPLRTKTEKFSRQKGQAIVFTHPKTQKPEDSELVKAKQSQENRSRKDQRAKSAGSIPQSSVPDKAEPRPRRSASRPKQTIDPIGKHDVKVIVPVFKSDERAEKRKEFYMKLEEKMHAKEAEMNQIQARTQEEAEAELKKLRKRLNFKAKPMPSFYQESVSRGSDGKKAITIQPKSTKSRSKSTSPVRRAATGSSVSSKPGSKQGTTLSESMRTPAQPQTSESTKNVSETNDSTQNPSANKNRAAQKRTESAGKKEKEKSKDANVQKQQGTDSSKVKKGEKIEGKRLGGRNSSSGMMRSMRKDVAICGNSGMECLPVGVAS; via the exons ATGGCTGGAGAAATTGAAGAACCCATTAAACTTCAG TTGACATCTGTACACTCGGGTTCTGTATCATTTGGAAGGTATGAGAATGATGATACCTTGGCGTGGGAAAGAAGTTCGCCTTTCCCGCATAATAGGTATCTTGAAGAGGTTGAGAAATACTCAAGTCCTGGttctgttactcagaagaaagctTATTTTGAAGCTCATTTTAAGAAGAAGGCTCTTCTGCGCCAGGCTTCAGAGTGCCAAAATGGGACTGAATGTCAAACAAGTGACAGTGATTACCTGGATCAAATGAGTTGCATGGAAGACTATGAGCAATCTAATGCAGAAACCAGATATGACGATGAGCAATCTAATGCAGAAACCCGTTACGACTATGAGCAATCTAATGCAGAAACCCATTATGACTGTGAGCATTCTAAAGCAGAAACCCATTATGACTATGAGCATTCTAATGCAGAAACCCACTATGCCCAATGTGACGAAAGCATAGATGGTTCAGATGATCATGAAGAATGTGAGGTGATAATGATCTGTGAAAGAGAGTGCCAGGAAATTGCACTTGAATTTGGGATTGAGCACACTATCGAGAATCCTGAAGTTGCATACTACCACGATTCTGAACATATTGAGCCTGCCGAAGAGCATCGGAATCATATTGAATGTGAACTACCTGAATTACTTATCGATGAAGTAGAGGAAAAGCAAATGCTTGCTTATGAAACTAAATGTCTTGATGGATTACCCGGAAGCAGTGATTGCTCAATTCCGACTACTGAGAAAGATCATGAGCCTTGCATTGACATAACCGAAAAATCCCCTCCGGAG gagaaaaaaaagaag GTAAAGGCCACAGAAGAAACCCATACTGTTAAACCCAAATTGAAGACTCAGTTAGAAGCTGCTGAGGGACCAATCAAGAGTTCAAGTGAAGCATCTAAGGATTCTGCAGGAACTTCAAGGAAAATGGGAAGAGGAAGTCCACTGAGAACTAAAACAGAGAAATTTTCACGTCAGAAGGGTCAAGCAATCGTTTTTACTCATCCCAAAACTCAGAAACCAGAG GACTCGGAACTGGTGAAGGCAAAACAAAGCCAAGAGAACAGAAG TAGGAAAGATCAGAGGGCAAAGAGTGCAGGCAGTATACCTCAGTCCTCCGTGCCAGACAAGGCTGAACCTAGACCTCGGCGAAGTGCCAGCAG GCCTAAGCAAACCATTGATCCCATTGGCAAACACGATGTGAAAGTAATTGTTCCAGTTTTCAAAAGTGATGAAAGAGCAGAGAAGAGGAAAGAG TTCTACATGAAGTTAGAGgaaaaaatgcatgccaaagaAGCAGAGATGAACCAGATCCAAGCAAGAACACAG GAAGAGGCAGAAGCTGAGCTAAAGAAACTTCGGAAAAGGCTAAACTTTAAAGCAAAACCAATGCCTTCTTTTTACCAAGAATCCGTGTCACGAGGCTCCGACGGAAAAAAG GCTATAACAATTCAACCAAAATCTACTAAATCACGGAGCAAGTCTACAAGTCCAGTGAGAAGAGCTGCAACTGGCTCATCAGTGTCTTCAAAACCTGGGAGTAAACAAGGCACAACTCTCAGTGAATCCATGAGAACACCTGCTCAACCTCAGACATCAGAATCAACTAAGAATGTCTCAGAGACTAATGACAGTACTCAAAACCCGTCTGCCAACAAAAATCGTGCAGCACAGAAAAGAACTGAGTCAGCAgggaagaaagagaaagagaagagtaAGGATGCTAATGTGCAGAAACAGCAAGGGACAGATAGTTCTAAGGTTAAGAAAGGAGAGAAAATCGAGGGGAAGAGATTAGGAGGAAGGAATAGCAGCAGTGGTATGATGAGATCAATGAGGAAGGACGTCGCGATTTGTGGGAATTCAGGAATGGAATGTCTCCCTGTCGGCGTTGCTTCCTGA
- the LOC113273872 gene encoding uncharacterized protein LOC113273872, with amino-acid sequence MVGCVECGTRRNPCRCRVFGPTLGCVAFCVAAVVEWPIGAVVYIFKHMKGKRIMGHPARVVYPKVSNCMPI; translated from the coding sequence ATGGTAGGATGTGTAGAATGTGGGACGAGAAGAAATCCATGCCGATGCAGGGTATTCGGACCAACACTCGGGTGCGTGGCGTTTTGCGTCGCAGCAGTGGTAGAATGGCCAATCGGAGCGGTCGTTTATATCTTTAAACACATGAAGGGTAAACGGATCATGGGTCATCCGGCTCGTGTTGTTTATCCCAAAGTTTCCAATTGCATGCCTATCTAA
- the LOC113275474 gene encoding protein WVD2-like 7 isoform X2: MAGEIEEPIKLQLTSVHSGSVSFGRYENDDTLAWERSSPFPHNRYLEEVEKYSSPGSVTQKKAYFEAHFKKKALLRQASECQNGTECQTSDSDYLDQMSCMEDYEQSNAETRYDDEQSNAETRYDYEQSNAETHYDCEHSKAETHYDYEHSNAETHYAQCDESIDGSDDHEECEVIMICERECQEIALEFGIEHTIENPEVAYYHDSEHIEPAEEHRNHIECELPELLIDEVEEKQMLAYETKCLDGLPGSSDCSIPTTEKDHEPCIDITEKSPPEEKKKKVKATEETHTVKPKLKTQLEAAEGPIKSSSEASKDSAGTSRKMGRGSPLRTKTEKFSRQKGQAIVFTHPKTQKPEDSELVKAKQSQENRRKDQRAKSAGSIPQSSVPDKAEPRPRRSASRPKQTIDPIGKHDVKVIVPVFKSDERAEKRKEFYMKLEEKMHAKEAEMNQIQARTQEEAEAELKKLRKRLNFKAKPMPSFYQESVSRGSDGKKAITIQPKSTKSRSKSTSPVRRAATGSSVSSKPGSKQGTTLSESMRTPAQPQTSESTKNVSETNDSTQNPSANKNRAAQKRTESAGKKEKEKSKDANVQKQQGTDSSKVKKGEKIEGKRLGGRNSSSGMMRSMRKDVAICGNSGMECLPVGVAS; the protein is encoded by the exons ATGGCTGGAGAAATTGAAGAACCCATTAAACTTCAG TTGACATCTGTACACTCGGGTTCTGTATCATTTGGAAGGTATGAGAATGATGATACCTTGGCGTGGGAAAGAAGTTCGCCTTTCCCGCATAATAGGTATCTTGAAGAGGTTGAGAAATACTCAAGTCCTGGttctgttactcagaagaaagctTATTTTGAAGCTCATTTTAAGAAGAAGGCTCTTCTGCGCCAGGCTTCAGAGTGCCAAAATGGGACTGAATGTCAAACAAGTGACAGTGATTACCTGGATCAAATGAGTTGCATGGAAGACTATGAGCAATCTAATGCAGAAACCAGATATGACGATGAGCAATCTAATGCAGAAACCCGTTACGACTATGAGCAATCTAATGCAGAAACCCATTATGACTGTGAGCATTCTAAAGCAGAAACCCATTATGACTATGAGCATTCTAATGCAGAAACCCACTATGCCCAATGTGACGAAAGCATAGATGGTTCAGATGATCATGAAGAATGTGAGGTGATAATGATCTGTGAAAGAGAGTGCCAGGAAATTGCACTTGAATTTGGGATTGAGCACACTATCGAGAATCCTGAAGTTGCATACTACCACGATTCTGAACATATTGAGCCTGCCGAAGAGCATCGGAATCATATTGAATGTGAACTACCTGAATTACTTATCGATGAAGTAGAGGAAAAGCAAATGCTTGCTTATGAAACTAAATGTCTTGATGGATTACCCGGAAGCAGTGATTGCTCAATTCCGACTACTGAGAAAGATCATGAGCCTTGCATTGACATAACCGAAAAATCCCCTCCGGAG gagaaaaaaaagaag GTAAAGGCCACAGAAGAAACCCATACTGTTAAACCCAAATTGAAGACTCAGTTAGAAGCTGCTGAGGGACCAATCAAGAGTTCAAGTGAAGCATCTAAGGATTCTGCAGGAACTTCAAGGAAAATGGGAAGAGGAAGTCCACTGAGAACTAAAACAGAGAAATTTTCACGTCAGAAGGGTCAAGCAATCGTTTTTACTCATCCCAAAACTCAGAAACCAGAG GACTCGGAACTGGTGAAGGCAAAACAAAGCCAAGAGAACAGAAG GAAAGATCAGAGGGCAAAGAGTGCAGGCAGTATACCTCAGTCCTCCGTGCCAGACAAGGCTGAACCTAGACCTCGGCGAAGTGCCAGCAG GCCTAAGCAAACCATTGATCCCATTGGCAAACACGATGTGAAAGTAATTGTTCCAGTTTTCAAAAGTGATGAAAGAGCAGAGAAGAGGAAAGAG TTCTACATGAAGTTAGAGgaaaaaatgcatgccaaagaAGCAGAGATGAACCAGATCCAAGCAAGAACACAG GAAGAGGCAGAAGCTGAGCTAAAGAAACTTCGGAAAAGGCTAAACTTTAAAGCAAAACCAATGCCTTCTTTTTACCAAGAATCCGTGTCACGAGGCTCCGACGGAAAAAAG GCTATAACAATTCAACCAAAATCTACTAAATCACGGAGCAAGTCTACAAGTCCAGTGAGAAGAGCTGCAACTGGCTCATCAGTGTCTTCAAAACCTGGGAGTAAACAAGGCACAACTCTCAGTGAATCCATGAGAACACCTGCTCAACCTCAGACATCAGAATCAACTAAGAATGTCTCAGAGACTAATGACAGTACTCAAAACCCGTCTGCCAACAAAAATCGTGCAGCACAGAAAAGAACTGAGTCAGCAgggaagaaagagaaagagaagagtaAGGATGCTAATGTGCAGAAACAGCAAGGGACAGATAGTTCTAAGGTTAAGAAAGGAGAGAAAATCGAGGGGAAGAGATTAGGAGGAAGGAATAGCAGCAGTGGTATGATGAGATCAATGAGGAAGGACGTCGCGATTTGTGGGAATTCAGGAATGGAATGTCTCCCTGTCGGCGTTGCTTCCTGA